Proteins found in one Pyrus communis chromosome 15, drPyrComm1.1, whole genome shotgun sequence genomic segment:
- the LOC137717519 gene encoding bZIP transcription factor 12-like, translating to MMATSSKMAVVSTANSDLPRRESSICSLSTFLADDDDNRHHKHQSMSMDDILRNIYSSTGTGTGNDIHDNGHHQQLHHPAEARSVDEVWKEIVAGGVGVGVGVGEEEVGVAEGDGGDQVRGGEGGGGGGGGMEGMTLEDYLTRAGAVREEDVSLNAGGVPIGYGQFQVQPPPPPPPPPAAQGQLVYANGTTSTSGGGGGGGGGGRAGKRRAVQEAPLDKATQQKQKRMIKNRESAARSRERKQAYTVELESLVTQLEEENARLLRQQAEQKKERFKLLMENLIPVVEKRRPPRVLRRVHSVHW from the exons ATGATGGCGACGTCTTCGAAAATGGCGGTGGTTTCAACCGCGAATTCGGATCTGCCGCGGAGGGAGTCGTCTATATGTTCACTCTCCACTTTCCTGGCCGACGACGACGACAACCGTCACCACAAGCACCAATCCATGAGCATGGACGACATCCTCAGGAACATCTACAGCTCCACCGGGACTGGCACCGGAAACGACATACACGACAACGGTCACCATCAACAACTTCATCATCCCGCCGAGGCCAGGTCCGTCGACGAGGTCTGGAAGGAGATCGTCGCCGGTGGAGTGGGAGTGGGAGTGGGAGTGGGAGAGGAGGAGGTGGGAGTGGCGGAGGGAGACGGCGGGGATCAGGTACggggaggagaaggaggaggtggtggtgggggtggGATGGAGGGGATGACCTTGGAGGACTATCTCACTAGGGCTGGGGCCGTGAGGGAAGAGGACGTCAGCTTAAATGCCGGCGGAGTTCCGATTGGGTACGGGCAGTTCCAGGTGcagcctcctcctcctcctcctccacctccgGCTGCTCAGGGTCAGCTGGTGTACGCGAACGGGACAACAAGCACCAGCGGAggcggaggtggtggtggtggaggagggaGGGCTGGGAAGAGGAGAGCCGTGCAGGAAGCTCCACTCGATAAGGCAACGCAGCAGAAGCAGAAGAGGATGATCAAGAACAGAGAGTCCGCTGCCCGGTCCAGGGAACGGAAGCAG GCTTACACCGTAGAGCTCGAATCTCTGGTAACGCAGTTGGAGGAGGAAAATGCGCGGCTCCTCAGACAACAG GCTGAGCAAAAGAAGGAGAGGTTTAAGCTG CTCATGGAGAACCTCATTCCTGTTGTAGAGAAGCGGAGGCCACCACGTGTTCTTCGGAGAGTACATTCGGTGCACTGGTAG
- the LOC137718677 gene encoding sterol 3-beta-glucosyltransferase UGT80B1, protein MEVETERTKPAAAFMAFGTKGDVYPIAAIAAAFACDQSQYDVVLITHSAHENLRCHLAEKHVSYLPISSPPVVPIHQEHDSTEEPGSLEKIMFSAEHRQECCLAVETIFGSGPSMEGDFILINFFALEGWSIAELFHVRCIVAAPYVVPYSAPSSFERQFEKELPLLYKYLQEAHNTKVCWKDVIHWMWPLFSEYWGSWRCDDLNLSPCPFTDPVTGLPTWHDRPPSPLLLYGFSKEIVECPGYWPSNVQVCGFWFLPNEWQFSCKQCSELSRIVSSERLYTKDEMCSAHVQLEYFLKTPVSMPPIFIGLSSIGSMGFLKNAQAFLRLLQTVLEITNYRFILFTAGYIPLDAAIRAVAAESSPYVTHKQFNDECISLFNDRLFCFSGTVPYKWLFTRCAAAIHHGGSGTTAAALLAGIPQVVCPFVLDQFYWAERMFWLGVAPEPLKRIHLLPEESEEKIAANFLSRAIHDALSPEIKEHAVEVSKKISLEDGVSNAVKYIKEEIIGGSS, encoded by the exons ATGGAGGTTGAAACGGAGAGGACGAAACCTGCTGCTGCGTTCATGGCCTTCGGTACCAAGGGCGATGTCTATCCAATTGCT GCCATTGCGGCGGCTTTTGCTTGTGACCAGAGCCAGTACGACGTCGTCCTCATCACGCATTCAGCGCATGAG AACTTACGTTGTCATTTGGCCGAAAAGCATGTTTCGTATCTTCCAATTTCATCACCACCTGTTGTCCCAATCCATCAGGAACACGATAGTACAGAAGAACCAG GTTCTTTGGAGAAAATCATGTTTTCTGCTGAACACAGACAAGAATGTTGTTTGGCAGTGGAGACAATATTTGGATCAGGCCCGAGCATGGAGGGTGATTTTATACTGATCAATTTCTTTGCTTTG GAAGGATGGAGTATTGCAGAACTTTTTCATGTCCGTTGCATAGTTGCTGCTCCTTATGTTGTTCCATATAG TGCACCTTCGTCGTTTGAGCGCCaatttgaaaaagaacttcCACTTTTATATAAATACCTACAGGAAGCTCACAACACTAAG GTTTGTTGGAAAGATGTGATCCACTGGATGTGGCCACTTTTCAGCGAGTATTGGGGATCCTGGCGATGTGACGATTTGAATTTGAGTCCTTGCCCTTTTACG GATCCAGTAACAGGTTTGCCCACTTGGCATGATAGGCCTCCATCTCCGCTTCTTTT GTATGGATTTAGCAAAGAAATAGTCGAGTGCCCTG GTTATTGGCCATCAAATGTTCAGGTTTGTGGCTTTTGGTTTCTCCCAAATGAATGGCAGTTTTCGTGCAAGCAGTGCAGTGAACTTTCCAGAATTGTTTCTTCAGAGCGTCTTTACACAAAAGATGAAATGTGTTCAGCTCATGTTCAGTTAGAATATTTTTTGAAGACCCCAGTGTCTATGCCACCTATTTTCATAGGCCTGAGCTCAATTGGAAG CATGGGATTTTTAAAAAACGCTCAAGcgtttcttcgtcttctccaaACAGTCTTAGAGATAACAAATTACCGCTTTATCCTCTTTACAGCCGGCTACATACCTTTAGATGCAGCAATCCGAGCAGTTGCCGCTGAGTCATCACCATATGTAACCCACAAGCAGTTTAATGACGAGTGCATTTCTCTCTTCAATGACCGACTCTTTTGCTTTTCTGG AACTGTACCGTACAAGTGGCTGTTTACTCGATGTGCTGCTGCAATTCATCATGGGGGAAG TGGCACTACTGCTGCAGCACTATTGGCAGGAATCCCACAG GTAGTATGTCCATTTGTGCTAGATCAGTTTTACTGGGCTGAAAGAATGTTTTGGCTTGGAGTAGCACCCGAGCCATTGAAAAGAATCCATTTACTTCCAGAAGAAAGTGAAGAGAAAATAGCGGCTAATTTTCTATCGAGGGCCATACATGATGCATTATCCCCTGAAATTAAAGAACATGCTGTAGAAGTTTCTAAGAAAATCTCTCTTGAG GATGGTGTCTCAAACGCGGTCAAATATATCAAGGAAGAGATCATTGGTGGTTCAAGCTGA
- the LOC137717209 gene encoding basic blue protein-like — MATQVRGSAVVTAVVVIGLCMALHGGIAHAKTFTVGDDAGWTFNVEDWPKGKTFAADDTLVFKYNKDLHNVVVVDENGYKTCTASGKEFSSGNDEIKLARGQYYFICGVPGHCDRGQKIAVTAN, encoded by the exons ATGGCCACTCAGGTTAGAGGCAGCGCAGTTGTAACCGCAGTAGTAGTGATAGGGTTGTGCATGGCGTTGCATGGTGGGATTGCTCATGCCAAAACCTTCACCGTCGGAGATGATGCTGGTTGGACCTTCAACGTCGAGGACTGGCCTAAGGGCAAGACCTTTGCTGCCGATGATACATTGG TGTTCAAATACAATAAGGACCTGCACAATGTGGTAGTGGTAGATGAAAATGGTTACAAAACATGCACAGCCAGCGGCAAAGAATTCTCGTCGGGAAACGATGAAATCAAACTTGCGCGAGGACAATACTACTTCATCTGCGGTGTTCCTGGCCACTGCGATCGTGGCCAAAAGATAGCAGTCACTgctaattaa
- the LOC137718564 gene encoding uncharacterized protein gives MDFTIQVRATRRTRRSNGIPHGIFLTLSLLLLLSFLPNPTNASIHVYDNQTFREVGNANLLSGGSEGIAATLSARSYIRFENITFWRSKDAAEKLSDMEHSTGLIQVIIFETADRNNIGGSAYGGQRAICCTPDLAKMEGCKQGEVIRRPSATDKNWPIVLNVQFSGNYLYTNMDYQEILIPKTGMYNLFFVACDPKLKGLTMSGKTSWKNPNGYLPGRMAPLMKFYVFIALAYVLVGIIWFTQYVRFWKDILQLQHCITAVIALGLFEMILWYFDYVNFNNTGMRPIVVTTLVVTVGAVRKTVSRLLILIVSMGYGVVRPTLGGLTSKVLLLGITFFLATELLNIMEYVGTINDVSGRARLFLVLPDAFLDAFFILWIFTSLSKTLEQLQAKRSSVKLDMYRKFSNALAVTVIASVAWIVYEVYFKATDPFNEKWQSAWVITAFWDILAFALLCVICYLWAPSQSSQRYAYSDEVGEESDDEESHSLTRAKLEGDISLVKQDNIESTDFDEDDTEDKKE, from the exons ATGGATTTCACAATCCAGGTTAGAGCAACGAGGAGAACAAGAAGAAGCAACGGCATTCCCCATGGCATTTTCTTGACGCTGTCTCTGCTCCTCCTGCTGTCATTCCTTCCAAACCCCACAAACGCCTCGATCCACGTCTACGACAACCAAACCTTCAGAGAAGTCGGCAATGCTAACCTTCTCTCCGGCGGCAGCGAAGGCATCGCCGCCACTCTTTCCGCCCGTTCTTACATTCG ATTCGAGAATATCACCTTCTGGAGGAGCAAGGATGCTGCTGAGAAGCTTTCAGACATGGAGCATAGTACTGGGTTGATACAAGTTATAATATTTGAGACAGCTGATCGGAATAATATTGGTGGTTCTGCTTATGGCGGACAAAGAGCTATATGTTGCACTCCTGATCTTGCTAAGATGGAAGGTTGTAAGCAAGGTGAAGTCATCAGGAGACCTTCTGCAACAGATAAGAATTGGCCTATTGTTTTAAATGTACAGTTCAGTGGGAACTACCTGTACACAAACATGGATTATCAAGAGATTTTAATCCCTAAAACTGGGATGTATAACTTGTTTTTTGTAGCATGTGATCCAAAACTAAAGGGACTAACTATGAGCGGGAAAACTTCGTGGAAAAATCCCAATGGTTATCTACCGGGTCGAATGGCTCCATTAATGAAGTTTTATGTGTTTATCGCACTTGCTTACGTGTTGGTTGGAATAATTTGGTTCACTCAGTATGTGAGGTTTTGGAAGGATATTCTGCAACTTCAGCACTGCATCACAGCTGTTATCGCTCTTGGGTTGTTTGAGATGATTCTTTGGTATTTTGATTACGTAAATTTTAATAATACAGGGATGAGGCCAATTGTTGTTACAACATTGGTTGTGACAGTTGGAGCTGTGAGAAAAACAGTTTCCCGTCTTCTTATCCTCATTGTTTCAATGGGTTATGGTGTGGTGCGGCCCACTCTCGGGGGCCTCACCTCAAAGGTGCTTCTCCTTGGAATAACATTTTTTCTGGCCACAGAGTTGCTTAATATCATGGAGTATGTGGGGACAATCAATGATGTATCCGGAAGAGCAAGATTGTTTCTAGTTCTTCCTGATGCTTTCTTGGACGCATTTTTTATATTATGGATTTTTACTTCTCTCTCAAAAACACTAGAGCAGCTACAg GCAAAGAGAAGCTCTGTCAAACTGGATATGTATAGGAAGTTCTCAAATGCATTAGCAGTCACAGTCATTGCCTCGGTTGCATGGATAGTGTATGAG GTGTACTTTAAAGCAACAGATCCATTCAATGAGAAGTGGCAGAGTGCTTGGGTCATCACTGCTTTCTGGGATATTCTTGCATTTGCATTGCTGTGTGTGATCTGCTATCTTTGGGCTCCATCTCAGAGTTCTCAACG GTATGCTTACTCAGATGAAGTGGGAGAAGAGTCTGATGACGAAGAATCTCACTCTCTTACGAGGGCCAAGCTAGAGGGTGATATCAGCTTAGTCAAGCAAGACAACATTGAAAGCACAGATTTTGATGAAGATGATACAGAAGACAAGAAGGAATGA
- the LOC137718389 gene encoding probable dolichyl pyrophosphate Man9GlcNAc2 alpha-1,3-glucosyltransferase, translating to MKEAEKMEKSSKKKGNFRKGKEEKLIVESDGGWWWLIHRGITASFLSIALFSLLVRVAVSLHPYSGAGNPPKYGDFEAQRHWMEITLNLPIKDWYRNSTVNDLTYWGLDYPPLTAYQSYVHGLFLRFFSPESVALFASRGHESYLGKLLMRWTVLSSDALVFFPAVLYFVLVYYAGQNPSRRRGDIAWHIAIILLNPCLILIDHGHFQYNCISLGLTVGAIASVLSDKDLVACVLYSLALNHKQMSAYFAPAFFSHLLGKCLRRRYPVLEVLKLGIVVLGTFIVVWWPYVHSTEDFLGVLSRLAPFERGIFEDYVANFWCTTSVLVKWKRLFPTQSLKLISLGATVSTFLPSMIQQIWAPSKPGFLYGLLNSAFSFYLFSFQVHEKSILLPLLPASLLAMEEPMLYTWMTLYALFSMFPLLHRDKLVVPYLALSALFILLNHVPNGRRATRDTSALRSSVTTVSVLCSVVLHVVYLSMHPPARYPFLFEALIMLVCFTQFVFLTLYANAKQWMLLKDSNLVDKEKKLL from the exons ATGAAAGAAGCAGAGAAAATGGAGAAGAGCTCCAAAAAGAAGGGTAATTTTAGAAAAGGCAAGGAAGAAAAGCTGATTGTTGAATCTGATGGTGGTTGGTGGTGGTTGATCCACAGGGGAATCACAGCTTCATTCTTGTCCATTGCATTGTTTTCGTTGTTGGTTCGAGTCGCGGTCTCGCTGCATCCTTACTCTGGTGCTGGAAATCCTCCCAAATATGGGGACTTTGAAGCTCAGAGGCATTGGATGGAGATCACACTCAATCTGCCAATTAAGGATTGGTATCGAAACAGTACGGTCAATGATCTCACATACTGGGGTCTTGACTACCCTCCTCTCACTGCCTATCAGAGTTATGTTCATGGCCTTTTCCTTAGATTTTTCAGCCCTGAATCGGTTGCACTTTTCGCTTCCCGTGGCCATGAGTCCTATCTGGGAAAACTTCTCATGAGGTGGACAGTGTTGTCCTCCGATGCCTTGGTGTTCTTTCCTGCTGTTTTATACTTTGTTCTTGTTTACTATGCTGGTCAAAACCCAAGTCGCCGAAGGGGTGACATAGCGTGGCATATCGCGATTATCTTACTTAATCCGTGTCTTATCCTAATTGACCATGGTCATTTCCAG TACAATTGCATCAGCTTGGGTCTGACCGTGGGAGCTATTGCCTCTGTTCTTTCGGACAAAGATCTTGTAGCCTGTGTCCTATACAGTCTTGCTCTCAACCACAAACAG ATGAGTGCATATTTTGCCCCTGCATTTTTCAGTCATCTCCTGGGTAAATGCCTAAGGCGTCGATATCCAGTTCTGGAAGTGTTAAAACTTGGCATTGTGGTCTTAGGAACATTTATTGTTGTCTGGTGGCCATATGTTCATTCAACGGAAGACTTCTTGGGG GTTCTCTCTCGTCTTGCTCCTTTTGAAAGAGGGATATTTGAGGATTATGTGGCTAACTTTTGGTGCACCACTTCGGTTCTTGTAAAATGGAAGAGATTATTTCCAACACAGTCCCTGAAGCTTATCAGCTTGGGTGCAACTGTTTCTACTTTCCTACCTTCAATGATTCAGCAGATATGGGCTCCAAGCAAGCCGGGTTTCCTTTACGGGTTGCTGAATAGTGCTTTCTCGTTTTATCTGTTCTCATTCCAAG TGCACGAGAAGTCTATTTTGCTGCCTCTTCTGCCAGCGAGTCTTTTGGCAATGGAAGAACCAATGCTTTATACCTGGATGACACTTTACGCCTTATTCTCGATGTTCCCTCTTCTACACCGTGACAAACTGGTTGTACCGTATCTTGCGCTATCTGCTCTCTTTATCCTTTTAAACCATGTGCCAAATGGAAGACGGGCTACGAGGGACACAAGTGCCTTGAGATCATCTGTGACAACAGTCTCTGTCTTGTGCTCGGTTGTTCTTCATGTTGTTTATTTAAGCATGCATCCCCCTGCCCGATATCCTTTCCTTTTTGAAGCTTTGATAATGCTCGTTTGCTTCACCCAGTTCGTGTTTCTTACTTTGTACGCCAATGCAAAACAATGGATGTTGCTTAAAGACTCCAACTTGGTAGATAAAGAAAAGAAGCTCCTTTGA